A region of Rhinoraja longicauda isolate Sanriku21f chromosome 1, sRhiLon1.1, whole genome shotgun sequence DNA encodes the following proteins:
- the LOC144597347 gene encoding folliculin-interacting protein 2-like isoform X4: protein MKKTSDDPSKLQQKCCPTNSSGNCTQHSSSCASNAKEHMPRYRYSRPASDVKMLGEMMFGSVAMSYKGSTLKIHHIRSPPQLMISKVFSAKVGSAGGSSNMLHDSFEYINQENTAGNPCPGQNGGRIFHACNNLGRLVVCGSKLLLCPVDLGSLHLIRSASFFAAHSTPVDMPSRGPNEDGDSGIARSASLSSLLNTPFPSPSSSFSSNCASSFQRRWLRSQTTNLENGILPRCGRVAALQRMQRRRLGFDPDYGRCTVRSLYVLPVTCVGFLRDLRFPPTLQRRTGMSAEETFMMADESCTSNPQMVWRKKIAVSVVFSLSEKEEENRTFQEFFFSHFPLFEAHLNKLKSAIEKAMISSRKIAESTQRVQTYISRVMEGLGEFRTTIYNLYSAPRIAEPAWLTMMFNASDKETLCHRFVRDFTLLIEQLSKNQFLSALLTAVLTYHLAWVPTVMPNDHPPTKTFCEKHASRNVNLLGKSHPYNPLWAQLGDLYGAIGSPVRFTRTVVVGKRKELVQRLLYVLSYFIRCSDLQENEMHWEGKLQETENVQSGAKISTVLEKGQVEESEYIVVTVHKDDPGFSTPIQSLTNTGKRSTPVKGKHTNVDVALKASNCESAEFDTRVGWTSGECCQIPSIANEPKFSDADSLRGITAPALEIKMHSSLSVKGATTCNAEMHTFGHEPVGLAESSSDFGASAAVKLAPMKKPPGSTSSVGINCPERPYQRSPHLQSRVMFQIGCSFSPDSDIESRRKTMAQNLERQGAENNNDAQTSNDVAFSETDALHQPVMDQLKEVMVIERVKTKDQHCFLRIPSHVKNTNVLECGHEDKGIERNSLAEIPTRVTCITRANEEAGSNEQNNTEIAETTRTCQNIETVSSVIINASFGDQDRPVTSDIPNGENKDSGKKDTLRIDADIPRNESSDSALGESDDEEVSHDSSKQGFECCNERQTRMAEIELPLPSIKMNSKPSLNNFGRSLFGGYCSQYVPDFVLHGISSDENLKQFLMADLTRAVQHPVLDEPIAEAVCIIADTDKLSVQVATSQRKAVDNKLGKEVLVSNFVSCLLQSILQLYKLQLPPDHCVIHLEDRLQELYFRSKMLSEYLKGHTRVHIKELGVVLGIESNDLPLLAAIASTHSPYVAQILL, encoded by the exons GCTACATGATAGCTTTGAATATATCaaccaggaaaacactgctggaaATCCTTGTCCTGGTCAGAATGGTGGCAGAATTTTCCATGCTTGCAATAATTTGG GTCGTTTGGTGGTTTGTGGCAGCAAACTGTTACTGTGTCCCGTAGATCTGGGGTCGCTCCATCTCATCAGAAGCGCTTCTTTCTTTGCAG CTCACAGTACGCCAGTTGATATGCCAAGCCGAGGTCCAAATGAAGATGGAGACAGTGGCATAGCACGGTCAG CTTCCCTGAGCAGTCTCTTAAATACACCATTCCCTTCTCCAAGCTCTTCCTTTTCCAGTAATTGTGCCAGTAGTTTTCAGCGTCGCTGGCTGCGCAGTCAGACCACCAACCTTGAAAATGGCATTCTTCCCAGATG tggtagagttgctgccttacaacgaatgcagcgccggagactcgggttcgatcctgactacgggcgctgtactgtacggagtttgtacgttctcccagtgacctgcgtgggttttctccgagatcttcggtttcctcccacactccaaagacgtacaggtat GTCAGCTGAAGAGACATTTATGATGGCAGATGAGAGCTGCACTTCAAATCCACAGATGGTCTGGCGGAAGAAGATTGCAGTCAGTGTTGTTTTCTCTTTGTCTGAGAAGGAAGAGGAGAACAGAACTTTTCAGGAGTTCTTTTTCTCGCATTTCCCCCTCTTCGAGGCTCACCTGAACAAGCTGAAGAGTGCAATTGAGAAG GCAATGATTTCCTCCAGAAAGATTGCAGAGTCTACCCAGAGAGTGCAAACTTACATCAGCCGGGTAATGGAGGGCTTGGGAGAATTCAG GACCACAATATACAATCTTTACTCTGCCCCAAGGATTGCTGAGCCTGCATGGCTTACCATGATGTTTAATGCATCAGATAAGGAAACATTATGCCATCGCTTTGTCAGAGACTTCACCTTGCTGATCGAGCAATTATCTAAGAATCA GTTCCTTTCTGCTTTGCTGACGGCTGTGCTCACATATCACCTGGCCTGGGTACCCACAGTTATGCCAAATGACCATCCACCTACAAAGACCTTTTGTGAGAAACATGCATCACGGAACGTGAATTTATTGGGTAAATCACATCCATATAATCCTCTCTGGGCACAACTTG gtgattTGTATGGAGCAATTGGCTCACCAGTCAGGTTCACCAGGACTGTGGTGGTGGGGAAGCGTAAAGAACTAGTTCAACGATTACTTTACGTCCTTAGTTACTTCATACGGTGCTCAGATCTTCAGGAAAATGAGATGCACTGGGAAGGTAAGCTTCAAGAAACTGAGAATGTCCAATCAGGAGCCAAGATCAGCACTGTACTCGAGAAAGGACAAGTGGAAGAATCTGAATACATTGTGGTCACCGTCCATAAGGATGACCCTGGTTTCAGCACTCCCATTCAATCTCTGACAAATACTGGGAAAAGGAGCACTCCAGTAAAAGGCAAGCACACTAATGTAGATGTAGCACTCAAAGCTAGCAACTGTGAAAGTGCTGAATTTGATACTCGTGTGGGGTGGACCTCTGGAGAGTGCTGTCAAATTCCTTCTATTGCGAATGAACCCAAATTTAGCGATGCTGACAGTTTAAGAGGGATCACAGCACCTGCTCTGGAAATTAAGATGCACTCTTCCTTGAGTGTGAAAGGTGCCACTACGTGTAATGCTGAGATGCACACGTTTGGACATGAACCAGTTGGGTTGGCTGAAAGTTCTTCTGATTTTGGGGCATCTGCTGCAGTTAAGTTGGCTCCAATGAAAAAGCCTCCAGGCTCCACTTCCAGTGTGGGCATAAATTGTCCAGAAAGACCCTATCAACGGAGTCCACACCTACAAAGCagagtgatgtttcagattggctgCTCGTTTTCACCTGATTCAGATATTGAATCAAGAAGAAAAACAATGGCACAAAATCTAGAACGTCAGGGTGCAGAAAACAACAATGATGCTCAAACGTCGAACGATGTTGCCTTCTCAGAAACTGATGCACTACATCAGCCTGTTATGGACCAGCTCAAAGAGGTCATGGTCATAGAAAGGGTGAAGACAAAGGATCAGCATTGCTTTTTAAGAATCCCTTCTCATGTAAAGAATACCAATGTCTTGGAATGTGGTCATGAGGACAAAGGCATTGAAAGAAATTCATTGGCAGAAATACCGACCCGGGTCACTTGCATCACCAGAGCCAATGAAGAGGCTGGATCAAATGAACAAAATAACACGGAGATTGCTGAAACAACGAGGACGTGTCAGAACATTGAAACCGTGTCTTCTGTTATCATTAACGCTAGTTTTGGTGATCAGGACAGGCCAGTCACTTCTGACATCCCCAATGGGGAAAATAAGGATTCTGGGAAGAAAGATACTCTCCGGATAGATGCTGACATTCCCAGAAATGAAAGTTCTGACAGTGCTCTTGGAGAGAGTGACGATGAAGAGGTATCCCACGATTCATCTAAACAAGGATTTGAATGTTGCAATGAGAGACAAACTAGGATGGCAGAGATTGAACTTCCATTACCAAG CATCAAAATGAACAGCAAGCCAAGTCTCAATAATTTTGGAAGATCCTTGTTTGGTGGCTACTGTTCACAGTATGTCCCAGATTTTGTCTTGCATGGAATTAGTTCAGATGAAAATCTGAAGCAATTTTTAATGGCAGATTTGACTCGTGCTGTGCAG CATCCTGTTTTAGATGAACCTATTGCAGAAGCTGTCTGCATTATTGCAGACACAGACAAATTGTCAGTCCAGGTGGCTACAAGCCAAAGAAAGGCGGTGGACAATAAACTAGGCAAAGAGGTACTGGTCTCTAACTTTGTGTCCTGCCTGCTCCAGTCCATTCTTCAACTCTATAAACTACAGCTACCACCTGATCAT TGTGTGATCCATCTTGAGGATAGACTTCAAGAGCTGTATTTTAGAAGCAAGATGCTGTCCGAGTACCTCAAAGGCCACACGAGAGTCCACATAAAAGAACTGGGAGTGGTGCTGGG aatTGAATCAAATGATTTGCCTCTGTTGGCTGCTATAGCAAGTACTCATTCTCCATATGTTGCCCAGATACTCCTTTAA
- the LOC144597347 gene encoding folliculin-interacting protein 2-like isoform X5 has protein sequence MPSRGPNEDGDSGIARSASLSSLLNTPFPSPSSSFSSNCASSFQRRWLRSQTTNLENGILPRCGRVAALQRMQRRRLGFDPDYGRCTVRSLYVLPVTCVGFLRDLRFPPTLQRRTGMSAEETFMMADESCTSNPQMVWRKKIAVSVVFSLSEKEEENRTFQEFFFSHFPLFEAHLNKLKSAIEKAMISSRKIAESTQRVQTYISRVMEGLGEFRTTIYNLYSAPRIAEPAWLTMMFNASDKETLCHRFVRDFTLLIEQLSKNQFLSALLTAVLTYHLAWVPTVMPNDHPPTKTFCEKHASRNVNLLGKSHPYNPLWAQLGDLYGAIGSPVRFTRTVVVGKRKELVQRLLYVLSYFIRCSDLQENEMHWEGKLQETENVQSGAKISTVLEKGQVEESEYIVVTVHKDDPGFSTPIQSLTNTGKRSTPVKGKHTNVDVALKASNCESAEFDTRVGWTSGECCQIPSIANEPKFSDADSLRGITAPALEIKMHSSLSVKGATTCNAEMHTFGHEPVGLAESSSDFGASAAVKLAPMKKPPGSTSSVGINCPERPYQRSPHLQSRVMFQIGCSFSPDSDIESRRKTMAQNLERQGAENNNDAQTSNDVAFSETDALHQPVMDQLKEVMVIERVKTKDQHCFLRIPSHVKNTNVLECGHEDKGIERNSLAEIPTRVTCITRANEEAGSNEQNNTEIAETTRTCQNIETVSSVIINASFGDQDRPVTSDIPNGENKDSGKKDTLRIDADIPRNESSDSALGESDDEEVSHDSSKQGFECCNERQTRMAEIELPLPSIKMNSKPSLNNFGRSLFGGYCSQYVPDFVLHGISSDENLKQFLMADLTRAVQHPVLDEPIAEAVCIIADTDKLSVQVATSQRKAVDNKLGKEVLVSNFVSCLLQSILQLYKLQLPPDHCVIHLEDRLQELYFRSKMLSEYLKGHTRVHIKELGVVLGIESNDLPLLAAIASTHSPYVAQILL, from the exons ATGCCAAGCCGAGGTCCAAATGAAGATGGAGACAGTGGCATAGCACGGTCAG CTTCCCTGAGCAGTCTCTTAAATACACCATTCCCTTCTCCAAGCTCTTCCTTTTCCAGTAATTGTGCCAGTAGTTTTCAGCGTCGCTGGCTGCGCAGTCAGACCACCAACCTTGAAAATGGCATTCTTCCCAGATG tggtagagttgctgccttacaacgaatgcagcgccggagactcgggttcgatcctgactacgggcgctgtactgtacggagtttgtacgttctcccagtgacctgcgtgggttttctccgagatcttcggtttcctcccacactccaaagacgtacaggtat GTCAGCTGAAGAGACATTTATGATGGCAGATGAGAGCTGCACTTCAAATCCACAGATGGTCTGGCGGAAGAAGATTGCAGTCAGTGTTGTTTTCTCTTTGTCTGAGAAGGAAGAGGAGAACAGAACTTTTCAGGAGTTCTTTTTCTCGCATTTCCCCCTCTTCGAGGCTCACCTGAACAAGCTGAAGAGTGCAATTGAGAAG GCAATGATTTCCTCCAGAAAGATTGCAGAGTCTACCCAGAGAGTGCAAACTTACATCAGCCGGGTAATGGAGGGCTTGGGAGAATTCAG GACCACAATATACAATCTTTACTCTGCCCCAAGGATTGCTGAGCCTGCATGGCTTACCATGATGTTTAATGCATCAGATAAGGAAACATTATGCCATCGCTTTGTCAGAGACTTCACCTTGCTGATCGAGCAATTATCTAAGAATCA GTTCCTTTCTGCTTTGCTGACGGCTGTGCTCACATATCACCTGGCCTGGGTACCCACAGTTATGCCAAATGACCATCCACCTACAAAGACCTTTTGTGAGAAACATGCATCACGGAACGTGAATTTATTGGGTAAATCACATCCATATAATCCTCTCTGGGCACAACTTG gtgattTGTATGGAGCAATTGGCTCACCAGTCAGGTTCACCAGGACTGTGGTGGTGGGGAAGCGTAAAGAACTAGTTCAACGATTACTTTACGTCCTTAGTTACTTCATACGGTGCTCAGATCTTCAGGAAAATGAGATGCACTGGGAAGGTAAGCTTCAAGAAACTGAGAATGTCCAATCAGGAGCCAAGATCAGCACTGTACTCGAGAAAGGACAAGTGGAAGAATCTGAATACATTGTGGTCACCGTCCATAAGGATGACCCTGGTTTCAGCACTCCCATTCAATCTCTGACAAATACTGGGAAAAGGAGCACTCCAGTAAAAGGCAAGCACACTAATGTAGATGTAGCACTCAAAGCTAGCAACTGTGAAAGTGCTGAATTTGATACTCGTGTGGGGTGGACCTCTGGAGAGTGCTGTCAAATTCCTTCTATTGCGAATGAACCCAAATTTAGCGATGCTGACAGTTTAAGAGGGATCACAGCACCTGCTCTGGAAATTAAGATGCACTCTTCCTTGAGTGTGAAAGGTGCCACTACGTGTAATGCTGAGATGCACACGTTTGGACATGAACCAGTTGGGTTGGCTGAAAGTTCTTCTGATTTTGGGGCATCTGCTGCAGTTAAGTTGGCTCCAATGAAAAAGCCTCCAGGCTCCACTTCCAGTGTGGGCATAAATTGTCCAGAAAGACCCTATCAACGGAGTCCACACCTACAAAGCagagtgatgtttcagattggctgCTCGTTTTCACCTGATTCAGATATTGAATCAAGAAGAAAAACAATGGCACAAAATCTAGAACGTCAGGGTGCAGAAAACAACAATGATGCTCAAACGTCGAACGATGTTGCCTTCTCAGAAACTGATGCACTACATCAGCCTGTTATGGACCAGCTCAAAGAGGTCATGGTCATAGAAAGGGTGAAGACAAAGGATCAGCATTGCTTTTTAAGAATCCCTTCTCATGTAAAGAATACCAATGTCTTGGAATGTGGTCATGAGGACAAAGGCATTGAAAGAAATTCATTGGCAGAAATACCGACCCGGGTCACTTGCATCACCAGAGCCAATGAAGAGGCTGGATCAAATGAACAAAATAACACGGAGATTGCTGAAACAACGAGGACGTGTCAGAACATTGAAACCGTGTCTTCTGTTATCATTAACGCTAGTTTTGGTGATCAGGACAGGCCAGTCACTTCTGACATCCCCAATGGGGAAAATAAGGATTCTGGGAAGAAAGATACTCTCCGGATAGATGCTGACATTCCCAGAAATGAAAGTTCTGACAGTGCTCTTGGAGAGAGTGACGATGAAGAGGTATCCCACGATTCATCTAAACAAGGATTTGAATGTTGCAATGAGAGACAAACTAGGATGGCAGAGATTGAACTTCCATTACCAAG CATCAAAATGAACAGCAAGCCAAGTCTCAATAATTTTGGAAGATCCTTGTTTGGTGGCTACTGTTCACAGTATGTCCCAGATTTTGTCTTGCATGGAATTAGTTCAGATGAAAATCTGAAGCAATTTTTAATGGCAGATTTGACTCGTGCTGTGCAG CATCCTGTTTTAGATGAACCTATTGCAGAAGCTGTCTGCATTATTGCAGACACAGACAAATTGTCAGTCCAGGTGGCTACAAGCCAAAGAAAGGCGGTGGACAATAAACTAGGCAAAGAGGTACTGGTCTCTAACTTTGTGTCCTGCCTGCTCCAGTCCATTCTTCAACTCTATAAACTACAGCTACCACCTGATCAT TGTGTGATCCATCTTGAGGATAGACTTCAAGAGCTGTATTTTAGAAGCAAGATGCTGTCCGAGTACCTCAAAGGCCACACGAGAGTCCACATAAAAGAACTGGGAGTGGTGCTGGG aatTGAATCAAATGATTTGCCTCTGTTGGCTGCTATAGCAAGTACTCATTCTCCATATGTTGCCCAGATACTCCTTTAA